TGAAAACATCTACTTTGAAACGGGTAAGGCCATCCTGAGACCAGAGTCTTACGATGCACTGAACCAGGTGCTCCGGTTCCTTCAGAATAATCCATCCCTGAAGCTGGAGATTTCGGGACACACGGATAACACCGGCTCCCTGAGGATCAACCAGAAGTTATCCAAAGAACGGGCCGGGGCAGTGGTCAGTTACCTGGTCCGGAACGGAATCCCGGAGGAGATGCTTGTATCTCAGGGATATGCTGATACACAGCCGGTTGCCGGGAACAACACTCCACAGGGAAGAGAACAGAACAGGCGGGTCGAATTCAAGGTACTTTCCAAGTAGTTCCTGTTGTTTAACAATTTCTTTCCTGTGGGAAAGTATTACTTTTGTCCCTATGAAACAGACACAATTTTATAAGTATCATTTGTTGCTTGGAGCAAAGATGGTTCCCTTTGCCGGTTTCCAGATGCCGGTGGAATATACCGGGGTAAGTCAGGAGCATATCAATGTGAGGAAGAACGTGGGGATCTTTGATGTGTCTCATATGGGAGAAATCTGGATAAAGGGTCCGGAAGCTTACGAACTGGTGCAGAGACTGAGCTCCAATGATGTAGCCCTGCTTGAACCGGGGAGGATTCAGTACAGCTGTTTCCCGAATAAGCGGGGGGGTATCGTGGATGATCTGCTGGTCTATAAGTACGAGGATGAAAAGTTCCTCCTGGTGGTGAATGCTTCCAACGTGGAAAAGGACTATCAATGGATCCTGGAGCAAAATACCAGGGGAGCCATGGTGGAGAATGCCTCTGACCAGATTTCACAACTGGCAGTTCAGGGGCCATGGGCTGCTGAACTGCTTCAGAAGTTGACCGGGACGGACCTGTCGAAGGTCCCTTATTACCATTTCGTCACCGGTGAACTGGCCGGGGTTCAGGAGGTGATTATCAGCCATACCGGTTATACAGGCGCGGGTGGCTTTGAACTTTATATGCCTGATAAGGATGCTGCTCAGGTCTGGGAACAACTATTCGAAACTGGGAAGGAGATGAATGTGCAGCCAGCCGGTCTGGCAGCCAGGGATACCCTGAGGCTGGAGATGGGATTCTGTCTCTACGGAAATGACATCAATGACACAACTTCCCCGCTGGAGGCTGGTTTGGGCTGGATTACCAAATTCAGTGAAGGGAACAATTTTATACACCGTCCTGAGCTTGAGCAACAGAAAGCTGAGGGAGTCCGCAGGCAACTGGTAGGTTTCGAGCTTCTGGAAAGGGGAATCCCCAGGCAGCATTATCCCGTATTTGACAGTGAAGGCCGGACTATCGGAGAGGTTACTTCAGGAACCATGTCCCCGATGCTGAAGAAAGGAATTGGAATGGCTTATGTGGAAATTGGTCATGCAAAGAAGGATAGTGAGATCCGAATAGGTGTCCGGAACAAGCAGCTTGCGGCCAGAGTGGTCAAACCTCCCTTTTACAGGCCGGAAGTATAGTTTGCTGGATATGGAAAAACGCAAAATAGAGGTCTGTTATTCACCTGCACTCTTTCCCTATTATGAAAATGTGGATGCTGTGGTGGTAGTAACGGATATCCTGAGGGCCAGTTCGGCCATTGTGACTGCGTTTATGAATGGAGTGGAACGGATCATTCCCGTGGGAACCCTCCAGGAGGCCAGGGCCTATAAAGAGAGGGGATTCATGGTCGCGGCAGAACGGGATGGCATTGTCCGGGATTTTGCGGATTTTGGAAATTCCCCTTACAATTTTTCTCCCGGGCGTGTAAAAGGGAAGCAAATTGTCTACAGCACCACCAACGGTACCAATGCCATCCATCTGGCTTCCAGCGGGAGCCAGGTGCTTATCGGAGCCTATCTCAATATTTCGGCCCTTGCCGCTCATATCCGGAGAACGGGAAGAGATCTCCTGGTTCTTTGTGCCGGATGGAAAAACAAGTTTAACCTGGAAGACACCCTGTTCGCAGGGGCCCTTTCAGGGCTGGTGCTGAAGGACGAGCGGTTTTATACGATTTGTGATGCCACCCTGGGGGCCATGGACCTCTATGAGGCTGCTCAGGGAGATATGATGGGGTATATCGAGAAGGTGGCACAGCGTCACCGCTTAAAGAAGAATAATCTGGACGATGTCATCGGATACTGCCATGATGAGGATCTGACAGATCTGATCCCGGCACTGAAGGGGGATCATCTGATCGCACTTTGAAATATCAAGTAAAAACGAATAAATAACTATAGATTGAAAGTTATTCACAATGTTTGGTGGAAATTTTAATTACATGTACTTTTATTGTTATCCAAATAACAACTGTTTTCTACGCTTAATTCTGTAACTTTTACATTCTAACTCCTATC
This sequence is a window from Bacteroidales bacterium. Protein-coding genes within it:
- a CDS encoding 2-phosphosulfolactate phosphatase, which translates into the protein MEKRKIEVCYSPALFPYYENVDAVVVVTDILRASSAIVTAFMNGVERIIPVGTLQEARAYKERGFMVAAERDGIVRDFADFGNSPYNFSPGRVKGKQIVYSTTNGTNAIHLASSGSQVLIGAYLNISALAAHIRRTGRDLLVLCAGWKNKFNLEDTLFAGALSGLVLKDERFYTICDATLGAMDLYEAAQGDMMGYIEKVAQRHRLKKNNLDDVIGYCHDEDLTDLIPALKGDHLIAL
- the gcvT gene encoding glycine cleavage system aminomethyltransferase GcvT, which encodes MKQTQFYKYHLLLGAKMVPFAGFQMPVEYTGVSQEHINVRKNVGIFDVSHMGEIWIKGPEAYELVQRLSSNDVALLEPGRIQYSCFPNKRGGIVDDLLVYKYEDEKFLLVVNASNVEKDYQWILEQNTRGAMVENASDQISQLAVQGPWAAELLQKLTGTDLSKVPYYHFVTGELAGVQEVIISHTGYTGAGGFELYMPDKDAAQVWEQLFETGKEMNVQPAGLAARDTLRLEMGFCLYGNDINDTTSPLEAGLGWITKFSEGNNFIHRPELEQQKAEGVRRQLVGFELLERGIPRQHYPVFDSEGRTIGEVTSGTMSPMLKKGIGMAYVEIGHAKKDSEIRIGVRNKQLAARVVKPPFYRPEV